The genomic DNA AGCAGGGCTTCACGTGCGTGATCTCGATCATCCCGGCGCCGCACAACCTGCACAACTACACCGAGATGGGCGTGGTCTGGCGCCACCGGCCGTTCGCGCCGCACGACGACGCCGAGGCGTACGAGCAGCGCCTGTTCCCGGAGCTGCGCGAGCTGATCGCGGCGGGCGGCAAGCTCGCGGTTCACGGCGAGGAGCTCGGCGACCGGCTGTGCGGCCTGATGGCGGGCTACCTGGTGTGGACCGACATGGTGCCGGAGACGCCGCGGGCGACGATGATCATCGAGCAGATCACCAAGCGGCAGCTCGGGTCGGTGGGCCGCGAGCTGGTCTCGGTCGCCAGCGCGCTGGCGCCGGCCCCTCCGAGCGGCCAATGAGCGACGGGTCGCACCCAGACCGGGTCGAGCTGCGCGGCTTGCGCCTCAACGCGTTCTGTGGCGTGCTGCCCGAGGAGCAGGCGCGACGGCAGCCGATCGAGATCGATCTCGATGTGGAAGTCGACCTGCGGCCCGCCAGCGCCTCCGACGACCTGACGGACACGGTCGACTACGGCGGACTGTGCGATGAGGTCGCGCAGCTCGTCGACGAGGAGCGGTTTGCGCTGCTCGAACGGCTCGCCGCGCGCGTGGCCGACGTCGTCCTCGCTGCCGACGGGGTCGAGGCATGCGACGTTCGCGTCCGCAAGCTGCGGCCGCCGGTGCCGCACCAGCTCGTCTCGTCAGGGGTTCGCATCCGTCGTACCAGGCCCGGTGGGGTGACGGGTTGAGTCGTGCGTTGTTGAGCCTGGGCTCCAACCTCGGCGATCGCCTGGCCCACTTGCGGGCAGCGGTCGACACGCTCGGTCCGCAAGTGCGCGCCGTGTCGCCGTTGTACGAGACCGAACCGGTCGGCGGCCCGCCGGGTCAGGGCGCGTATCTCAACATCGTGGTGGAGATCGAGACCGACCTCGGTCCCCGAGAGCTGCTGGCGGTGTGCCACCGCTTGGAGGCGGCAGCGGACCGCACCCGTGATGTCCGGTGGGGACCCCGCACGCTCGACGTCGACATCTTGTTGTACGACGACCTCCGGCTCGACACGCCCGACCTCGAGATCCCGCACCCCCGCATGTACGAGCGCCGGTTCGTGATGGCGCCGCTTGCCGACGTCGCCCCTGACCTGGTGCCGCCTGATTGGGAGGAGCACGTCACCGGTGAGGTGGCCCGTGTGGGGGAGCTCGACCTCTCCCGATGAGCCACACGGTGCGCATCGTGGGCGGCGGCCGGGCCGGCACGGCGTTCGCCGCGGCGCTCGCCGACGCCGGGTGGTCCGTCGCCGGGGTGATGGGGCGCGACGACCCGATCGAGCGGGCGGCCGAACGCGTCGAGCTCGTGCTGGTGGCTGTCGCCGACCGGTCGGTGGGCGAGGTGGCCCGTCGGATCACACCGCGGTCCGACGCCGTGATCGCGCACGTGGCGGGGTCGCTCGGCCTCGGCGTGTTGGCCCCGCACGGCCAGCGCGCGGCCGTCCACCCGTTGGTGGCCATCCCGCCGCCGCCCTTCGGTGCCCGCCGCTTGCGAGGCGCCTGGTTTGCGGTCGCCGGCTCGACCGATCCCGCTCGGTCGCTCGCGGCGGAGGTGGTCGCCGCCCTCGGAGGAAGCAAGGTCGATGTGGCAGACGAGCGTCGCACCGAGTACCACGCGGCCGCGTGCATCGCGTCGAACCATCTGGTGGCGCTGCTCGGTCAAGTCGAACGGATCGCCGCGAGCGCCGGAGTCCCGTTTGCGGCGTACCTCGACCTGGTGCGCTCCACCGTCGACAGCGTGGTCGAGCTCGGCCCCGCCGACGCACTCACCGGCCCGGTCGCGCGGGGCGACTGGCCCACGGTGGCCGCACATCTCGCCGCGCTCGACCCGACCGAACGCTCCGCTTACGACGCCCTGGCGCGCCAGGCCCGGCGCCTCGTCGACCCGGCGTTCGACCCCATCGGAGTGCCGCCGTGGAGTTGATCACGACTGTCGCCGAGTTGCGCGGCCGGCTGGACCAGGCCCGAGCCGAGGGTCGCACGGTGGGCGCGGTGCCCACGATGGGGTTCCTGCACGAGGGTCACCAGTCGCTGATGCGGGCCGCGGCGGCCGACAACGACCTCGTGGCCACCTCGGTCTTCGTGAACCCCCTGCAGTTCGCGCCGACCGAGGACCTCGCCGCGTATCCCCGCGATCTCGACCGCGATCGTCGCCTCGCCGACGCGGCCGGCGCCCATCTGCTGTTCGCGCCGACCGTCGAGGAGATGTATCCAGAGCCGGTGTGCACCACGGTGCGCGTCGCGGACGTGTCCGCACGGTTCGAAGGGGCGACCCGCCCCACGCACTTTGCCGGGGTCGCCACGGTCGTGGCCAAGCTGTGCAACATCTTCGGTCCGTGCCGCATGTACTTCGGCGAGAAGGACTACCAACAGGTGGCGGTCGTGCGCCGCATGGTGGCCGACCTCTCGTTCCCGGTCGAGGTGGTGGCGTGCCCGACCGTCCGCGAGCCCGACGGCGTGGCGATGTCGAGCCGCAACGTGTACCTCACCCCCGAGGAACGTGCCGCAGCACCGGTCCTCCAACGGGCGTTGCAGGCAGGCGTCGCGCTGGTGCACGGCGGCGAGCGCGACCCGGCAGTGGTGGAGGCGGCGGTGGAGGCCACGATCCGCGCAGAACCGCTCGCCGAGCTCGACTACGCAGCAGTGGTCGACGCGGCCACGCTCGCGCCGCTCGACGTGGTCGCCGGCGAGGTCCGCCTGCTCGCCGCCGCGCGCTTCGGCAAGGCCCGCCTGCTCGACAACGCCGGCGCCGCCGCCCCACCACCCGACCCCTGAGCCCGACCCGAACCCTTCCCGAACGGGTGGGGATCTGGTCCCAACGGCAGCCACTTCTCCACCCACTTCGGGGGAGGATCGGCAAGGGGCGGCAAGGAGCGGGCATGGTCGGGGTGGATTTGCCGGGATCCGACGGCGAGATGGCAGACTGAAGCGTCCCTGACGGGGGCGACCCATGGGCGCCCACCCTGGTCCGGTAGGGCCACAGGAGGAACGATGCGCAGGCGCATGATGAAGTCGAAGATCCACCGGGCCACGGTCACCGGTGCCGATCTCCACTATGTGGGTTCGATCACGCTCGACCCCGAGCTCCTCGAACGAGCCGACATCGCCGAGTACGAGCAGGTGCACGTGCTCGACATCGACAACGGCAACCGCTTCGAGACGTACGCCATCAGCGGCGTGCGGGGCTCGGGCGACTGCTGCCTCAACGGTGCTGCCGCCCGCCTCGTGTCGCCCGGCGACCGGCTGATCGTCATCACGTACGCCGACTACGAAGCGGCCGAGCTCGAGGGTTTCGAACCACAGGTCGTCCACGTCGACTCCGGCAACCAGCCGGTCGACGAAGACACGGCTCGGGCGTTGGCCGGCCTCGATCGTCCTGCGCCGCGGCGCTACGTCGAGATCGAGTCGGCGGCCGACCTGGCGCCCGAGCTCGCCAGCGCCTTCGGCAACCAGTAGCGGCACCCCCGCGCGAGTTCGAGGAGCCGCGCCAGTGGACCGACCCGACCCTGCCATCTCGCAGGGCGACGTGGCGCCTGCACCGCGAGCCCCCCTGGATCTGCTCGTCATCGGTTCGGGGGTGGCCGGGCTGTCGGCGGCCGTGCGAGCGGCCGAAGTGCACGGGCTGTCGGTTGGTGTGCTCACCAAAGGTGAGCTGGAGCAAGCCACCACGAGGTGGGCCCAAGGTGGCGTCGCCGCGGTGCTCGACGCCGACCCCGACTCGACCGACCTGCACCTGGCTGACACGGTGAAGGCCGGCGCAGGGCTGTGCGACCTCGACGCTGTGCGGGTGTTGGTCGACGAAGGGCCCGATCGCGTGCACGAGCTGATCAGTCTTGGTGCGATCTTCGACCGCGACGCGGACGGCCAGCTCGAGTTGGCTCGCGAAGGCGGCCATTCCATGGCGCGGGTGGTACACGCAGGCGGGGCGGCCACCGGCGCCGAGGTCGAACGGGCGCTGGTCGCTGCGGTGCGACGAACGGCGACGGCCGTCTACGAGCATCATTTCGCCACCGAACTCGTCGCCGGCGGCGGGCGCTGCCGGGGAGTGACCGCCCTCGATCCTGCGGGCCGCCTCATCGAGATCCCAGCCGCGCACGTGCTGCTCGCCACCGGCGGCGCCGGGCAGCTCTATGCCGTCACCACCAACCCGGTGGCCTCCACGGGCGATGGCATCGCGATGGCGCTGCGGGCCGGAGTCGCGGTGGCCGACGTCGAGTTCATGCAGTTCCATCCCACCGCCTTGCACACCCCGAAGATGCCCCGGCCGCTGCTCACCGAAGCGCTGCGGGGGCATGGGGCGCTGCTGCGCGACCACCGCGGCGAACGCTTCGTCGACGAGCTCCAGCCTCGCGACGTGGTGTCGCGAGCCATGACGGCTCGCATGTCGGAAGGTGGGGTCGACCACCTCTGGCTCGACGCCACCGGCCTCGACCGGTTCGACGCCCGCTTCCCGACCATCGCTGCGTCGCTCGCCGAGGTCGGGCTCGACCCGGCCACGGACTGGCTGCCGATCGCCCCTGCTGCGCACCACCTGAGCGGGGGAGTGGTGACCGATTTGCGCGGTGCCACCAACCTGCCGGGCCTGTGGGCCGCCGGCGAAGTGGCCTGCAGCGGGGTCCACGGCGCCAACCGGCTGGCGTCGAACTCCCTGCTCGAAGGCATGGTGTTCGGGCCGCGGGTGGTGGAGGCCGTGGCGGCGGGCGTCGATGGACCGGAGCCGACCGGCGCGATGCGCTGCGTCGTGCGGGCGCCGGCCGACGTGCCCGGACGGGCCCTCGGCCCGGTCGCGTTGCCGTCTGCCGGTGGGACCGAGAGGGTCGCCGCTGGTTCGTCAGGGGCCGACGGTTCGTCCCCAGGTGTCCGATCCGCGATCGTGGCCGACGTCGCCGTCGCCCGCGACGAGTTGCAGCGGGTGCTCACCCGGACGGCCGGTGTCTTGCGCTCGGCCGGATCGCTCGCCGAGGCGTCGACGCAGCTCACCCGCGCCGCCGCGCACGTGCAGGCAGCGGACCCGGCCTCGCAGGAGCTGCGCAACCTGTGCGACATCGGTGCGGCGCTCGTGACCGCGGCGACCGCGCGAACCGAGAGCCGCGGCGCGCA from Acidimicrobiales bacterium includes the following:
- the panD gene encoding aspartate 1-decarboxylase, with product MRRRMMKSKIHRATVTGADLHYVGSITLDPELLERADIAEYEQVHVLDIDNGNRFETYAISGVRGSGDCCLNGAAARLVSPGDRLIVITYADYEAAELEGFEPQVVHVDSGNQPVDEDTARALAGLDRPAPRRYVEIESAADLAPELASAFGNQ
- a CDS encoding DUF2520 domain-containing protein yields the protein MSHTVRIVGGGRAGTAFAAALADAGWSVAGVMGRDDPIERAAERVELVLVAVADRSVGEVARRITPRSDAVIAHVAGSLGLGVLAPHGQRAAVHPLVAIPPPPFGARRLRGAWFAVAGSTDPARSLAAEVVAALGGSKVDVADERRTEYHAAACIASNHLVALLGQVERIAASAGVPFAAYLDLVRSTVDSVVELGPADALTGPVARGDWPTVAAHLAALDPTERSAYDALARQARRLVDPAFDPIGVPPWS
- a CDS encoding FAD-binding protein; this translates as MDRPDPAISQGDVAPAPRAPLDLLVIGSGVAGLSAAVRAAEVHGLSVGVLTKGELEQATTRWAQGGVAAVLDADPDSTDLHLADTVKAGAGLCDLDAVRVLVDEGPDRVHELISLGAIFDRDADGQLELAREGGHSMARVVHAGGAATGAEVERALVAAVRRTATAVYEHHFATELVAGGGRCRGVTALDPAGRLIEIPAAHVLLATGGAGQLYAVTTNPVASTGDGIAMALRAGVAVADVEFMQFHPTALHTPKMPRPLLTEALRGHGALLRDHRGERFVDELQPRDVVSRAMTARMSEGGVDHLWLDATGLDRFDARFPTIAASLAEVGLDPATDWLPIAPAAHHLSGGVVTDLRGATNLPGLWAAGEVACSGVHGANRLASNSLLEGMVFGPRVVEAVAAGVDGPEPTGAMRCVVRAPADVPGRALGPVALPSAGGTERVAAGSSGADGSSPGVRSAIVADVAVARDELQRVLTRTAGVLRSAGSLAEASTQLTRAAAHVQAADPASQELRNLCDIGAALVTAATARTESRGAHTREDYPDPLESFHCRLVLGP
- the folK gene encoding 2-amino-4-hydroxy-6-hydroxymethyldihydropteridine diphosphokinase, whose product is MSRALLSLGSNLGDRLAHLRAAVDTLGPQVRAVSPLYETEPVGGPPGQGAYLNIVVEIETDLGPRELLAVCHRLEAAADRTRDVRWGPRTLDVDILLYDDLRLDTPDLEIPHPRMYERRFVMAPLADVAPDLVPPDWEEHVTGEVARVGELDLSR
- the panC gene encoding pantoate--beta-alanine ligase, whose amino-acid sequence is MELITTVAELRGRLDQARAEGRTVGAVPTMGFLHEGHQSLMRAAAADNDLVATSVFVNPLQFAPTEDLAAYPRDLDRDRRLADAAGAHLLFAPTVEEMYPEPVCTTVRVADVSARFEGATRPTHFAGVATVVAKLCNIFGPCRMYFGEKDYQQVAVVRRMVADLSFPVEVVACPTVREPDGVAMSSRNVYLTPEERAAAPVLQRALQAGVALVHGGERDPAVVEAAVEATIRAEPLAELDYAAVVDAATLAPLDVVAGEVRLLAAARFGKARLLDNAGAAAPPPDP
- the folB gene encoding dihydroneopterin aldolase — encoded protein: MSDGSHPDRVELRGLRLNAFCGVLPEEQARRQPIEIDLDVEVDLRPASASDDLTDTVDYGGLCDEVAQLVDEERFALLERLAARVADVVLAADGVEACDVRVRKLRPPVPHQLVSSGVRIRRTRPGGVTG